The archaeon CG10_big_fil_rev_8_21_14_0_10_43_11 genome includes a window with the following:
- a CDS encoding 50S ribosomal protein L44e, with amino-acid sequence MKVPRSMKRYCPTCKTHEEQKVVRVKARAKNPLGRIERIRSARIQKGYGSTPYPQPQKSKRHKKKLSKKPDIRFECKNCKKQHPYQSSKRTKKFELV; translated from the coding sequence ATGAAAGTTCCTCGGTCAATGAAACGGTACTGTCCAACGTGCAAGACACACGAAGAGCAGAAAGTAGTGAGAGTGAAAGCGCGAGCAAAGAATCCTCTGGGCAGGATAGAACGGATTCGTTCAGCGAGGATTCAGAAGGGGTACGGTTCAACACCCTATCCGCAGCCGCAAAAAAGCAAACGCCACAAGAAGAAACTTTCCAAGAAACCAGATATTCGTTTTGAATGCAAAAATTGCAAAAAACAACATCCCTACCAAAGCTCAAAGCGCACAAAAAAATTCGAACTGGTGTAA
- a CDS encoding NUDIX hydrolase, whose protein sequence is MSNRETPLVTTDIILFTIQNDDLKVLLVKRRFEPFQDEWAIPGGFVKKDETLEQTALRELKEETNVDDVYLEQLYTFGSPNRDPRGRVITVSYFALANSKNMHVQASSDAKEVKWFSMYRLPKLAFDHKEILEYALTRLRYKLEYTAVTFKLLSEKFTLTDLQRVYEIILNKELDKRNFRKSIANLVKKTNEKTEGVSHRPAWLYEFKFEDVSMVHKK, encoded by the coding sequence ATGAGTAACCGGGAGACGCCATTGGTAACGACTGATATTATTCTGTTTACTATCCAGAATGATGACTTGAAAGTACTTCTTGTTAAACGTCGTTTTGAACCCTTCCAAGATGAATGGGCAATTCCCGGCGGATTTGTAAAAAAAGATGAAACCCTTGAGCAAACGGCGCTACGCGAACTCAAAGAAGAAACCAATGTTGATGATGTTTACTTAGAACAGCTCTACACGTTTGGCAGTCCAAATCGAGACCCGCGCGGACGAGTAATTACCGTGTCATACTTTGCGCTTGCAAATTCAAAGAACATGCATGTGCAAGCAAGTAGCGATGCAAAAGAAGTCAAGTGGTTTTCAATGTACCGCCTTCCAAAACTCGCGTTTGACCACAAAGAAATTCTTGAATACGCGCTCACACGTCTTAGATACAAACTTGAATACACGGCAGTCACCTTCAAACTTTTGTCTGAAAAATTTACTCTTACAGACTTGCAGCGCGTGTATGAAATTATTTTGAATAAAGAACTTGACAAGCGCAATTTTAGAAAAAGCATTGCAAACCTTGTTAAAAAAACAAATGAAAAAACAGAAGGAGTCTCACACCGGCCAGCGTGGTTGTACGAATTCAAGTTTGAAGACGTGTCAATGGTTCACAAAAAATAA
- the uppS gene encoding di-trans,poly-cis-decaprenylcistransferase: protein MWDERTRIMNTPNHVGFIIDGNRRWAKARAKTAIQGHKAGFDVFDPILRHADKKGINHITFYVWSLKNEAGRSKDERSNIFGLIVKALHNVIREAKKNEVRIQFFGRWQNAVEVKKEIAQMIDETKHFTKKSLNFCFMYDGHAEIADACQAIIDNGITQVDEKTVKAHLYSKEVPPLDLIIRTGMNDGVRLSGFMLWDASYTELIFHDIYWPDYTAEQLDADLGEFARRNRRFGA, encoded by the coding sequence ATGTGGGATGAGAGGACACGTATAATGAACACGCCAAACCATGTTGGATTTATTATTGATGGTAACCGCAGGTGGGCAAAAGCACGCGCAAAAACCGCGATTCAAGGACACAAAGCAGGCTTTGATGTATTTGACCCTATCTTGCGCCACGCTGACAAAAAAGGCATCAACCATATCACGTTCTATGTGTGGAGTCTTAAAAACGAGGCAGGAAGAAGCAAAGACGAGCGTTCAAACATTTTTGGCCTTATTGTTAAAGCACTTCATAATGTGATTAGAGAAGCAAAAAAGAATGAAGTGCGCATCCAATTTTTTGGCAGATGGCAAAACGCGGTTGAAGTCAAAAAAGAAATTGCGCAAATGATTGACGAAACCAAACATTTTACCAAAAAATCGCTTAACTTTTGCTTTATGTATGACGGACACGCAGAAATTGCTGATGCGTGTCAAGCAATAATTGATAACGGTATAACTCAGGTTGATGAAAAAACAGTAAAAGCACACTTGTACAGCAAAGAGGTGCCCCCCCTTGACTTGATTATCAGAACCGGCATGAATGATGGTGTACGACTGTCGGGCTTCATGCTCTGGGACGCGTCATATACTGAGCTTATTTTTCATGACATATACTGGCCCGACTACACTGCAGAACAACTTGACGCAGACCTTGGCGAGTTTGCACGCCGCAACCGCAGATTTGGCGCATAA
- a CDS encoding transketolase, with protein sequence MFSLAKLAKLVRYYILESTTSAGSGHPTSSLSAVELMTCLMFNGYFRYDANNPQYENNDRIIFSKGHASPLLYALWAVAGKVSEKELLSLRHFGSRLEGHPSLDFPYAEAPTGSLGQGLSIGVGKALNAKYLDKLPYRVFVLLGDSEMSEGSVWEAVQIAAHYKLDNLIGIIDVNRLGQRGETMWGHNVSRFERVLAAFGWHTIVVDGHRIEEVCLAYEKALRLKGKPVMIIAKTIKGKGVSFLEDKEGWHGKVLNKDEFIRALVELGGIDKSVVGHIRVPEKKKPKQARARKVKPILYKRGDMVATRKAYGTSLGEIFFRYPDIVCLDAEVSNSTYAKDFAKCYPERFFEMFIAEQNMVGTALGLSLRGKIPFVSTFAAFLARAHDQIRMSEYARANIKFVGSHAGVSIGQDGPSQMGLGDIAMFRSILGSVVLYPCDAVSMRALVERAAQHKGIAYLRTTRMDTPVLYTKQDAFHVGGSKILKESSKDKATIIAAGITVHEALGAYEALKAEGIIVRVIDAYSIKPLDVPTIVRAAKETKALITVEDHFLEGGLGDAIDSALSDMHAFANMHRLAVTKIPESGAPRMLLDYEGISKQSIINAVKKAI encoded by the coding sequence GTGTTCTCGCTTGCAAAGCTTGCAAAACTGGTTCGCTACTATATTCTTGAATCAACAACAAGCGCAGGCTCAGGTCATCCAACATCATCTCTCTCAGCAGTTGAACTCATGACCTGTCTTATGTTTAATGGATATTTTCGCTATGATGCAAATAATCCCCAATACGAGAATAATGACCGCATTATTTTTTCAAAGGGACACGCATCTCCTCTTCTCTATGCGTTGTGGGCGGTTGCAGGAAAAGTAAGCGAAAAAGAACTGCTTTCTTTGCGTCATTTTGGAAGTCGTCTTGAAGGACATCCCTCGCTTGATTTTCCGTATGCTGAAGCCCCCACGGGTTCATTGGGTCAAGGTTTGAGTATTGGTGTGGGTAAAGCATTGAATGCAAAGTATCTTGACAAACTCCCCTACCGCGTATTTGTCCTCTTAGGAGATAGTGAAATGAGTGAAGGTTCGGTGTGGGAGGCAGTACAAATTGCCGCGCACTACAAACTTGACAATCTTATAGGCATTATTGATGTGAACCGTCTTGGACAGCGCGGCGAGACTATGTGGGGTCATAACGTATCGCGTTTTGAGCGCGTGCTTGCAGCGTTTGGCTGGCACACGATTGTAGTTGATGGCCACCGCATTGAGGAAGTGTGTCTTGCATACGAAAAAGCATTACGCCTCAAAGGAAAACCTGTTATGATTATTGCAAAAACAATCAAAGGAAAGGGCGTGTCATTTCTCGAAGACAAAGAAGGATGGCATGGCAAAGTGCTTAACAAAGATGAGTTTATTCGCGCACTCGTTGAACTTGGCGGCATTGACAAAAGCGTGGTGGGACACATACGCGTTCCAGAAAAGAAAAAACCAAAACAGGCGCGAGCACGAAAGGTCAAGCCTATTTTGTACAAGCGCGGTGACATGGTTGCCACGCGAAAAGCATATGGCACAAGTCTTGGAGAAATCTTTTTTCGCTACCCTGACATTGTTTGTCTTGACGCTGAAGTGAGTAATTCAACCTATGCAAAGGATTTTGCAAAATGCTACCCTGAACGTTTTTTTGAAATGTTTATTGCAGAACAAAACATGGTTGGCACCGCGCTTGGACTATCGCTTCGCGGTAAAATCCCGTTTGTCTCAACGTTTGCTGCGTTTCTTGCGCGCGCGCATGACCAGATTCGCATGAGCGAGTATGCCCGGGCAAACATCAAATTCGTGGGCTCACATGCGGGCGTGAGCATTGGCCAGGATGGGCCGTCTCAAATGGGTCTTGGAGACATTGCTATGTTTCGCTCAATTCTTGGCAGCGTAGTGCTCTACCCCTGTGATGCAGTAAGCATGCGTGCGCTTGTTGAGCGTGCAGCACAACATAAAGGAATTGCCTATCTTCGAACAACGCGCATGGACACGCCGGTGCTCTACACAAAACAGGATGCGTTTCATGTTGGAGGGAGCAAAATATTAAAAGAGAGCAGCAAGGATAAAGCAACCATTATTGCCGCAGGCATCACGGTTCATGAGGCGCTTGGCGCATATGAAGCGCTTAAAGCAGAAGGCATTATAGTGCGCGTGATTGATGCGTACTCAATAAAACCCCTTGACGTACCCACTATTGTTCGCGCAGCAAAAGAGACTAAAGCACTTATCACCGTTGAAGACCATTTTCTTGAGGGCGGATTAGGTGACGCAATTGACAGCGCACTAAGCGACATGCACGCCTTTGCAAACATGCACCGCCTTGCTGTCACAAAAATCCCTGAAAGCGGCGCGCCCCGCATGCTACTTGATTATGAAGGAATCTCAAAACAAAGCATTATCAACGCGGTGAAAAAAGCAATATGA
- a CDS encoding transaldolase: MRTRIFLDSGNPTDTRIVKRALGFLDGQTTNPSLIAKNPRVQARMQKEGSITPAALFGEYERIAKEISQRIKKGSISLEVYADARTTYKEMLWQARLMNTWISNAHIKFPATKEGLKAAHYAVKEGLRVNMTLVFTQEQARAVYSATRGAKKGQVFVSPFIGRLDDTGVSGMDVVRNIQRAYAKGDGHVSILGASIRHKEHVHACIEVGVDCITAPKQVLIAWHKKQPKKIVYDKNLKPVAYKKQTTSKDWKTMTVSHPLIAKGLNTFAKDWQNLVGGVL; encoded by the coding sequence ATGAGAACGCGCATCTTTCTTGACAGCGGAAACCCAACAGACACGCGAATAGTGAAGCGCGCGCTTGGCTTTCTTGACGGACAAACCACAAATCCCTCACTTATTGCAAAAAATCCGCGCGTGCAAGCGCGCATGCAAAAAGAAGGGTCAATCACGCCCGCAGCATTATTTGGGGAATACGAACGCATTGCAAAAGAAATCAGCCAACGTATCAAAAAAGGTTCAATCTCATTAGAAGTGTATGCTGATGCGCGAACCACGTACAAAGAAATGCTCTGGCAGGCGCGACTCATGAACACGTGGATTAGTAATGCCCATATCAAATTTCCTGCTACAAAAGAAGGACTAAAAGCAGCGCACTACGCAGTTAAGGAGGGGTTGCGCGTTAATATGACGCTTGTTTTCACCCAAGAACAGGCACGCGCTGTGTATAGTGCAACGCGCGGCGCAAAAAAAGGTCAGGTATTTGTTTCGCCATTTATTGGCCGTCTTGATGATACCGGTGTTTCAGGCATGGACGTAGTGCGAAACATTCAAAGAGCATACGCAAAAGGAGACGGACATGTGAGCATTCTTGGAGCAAGCATCAGGCACAAAGAACACGTGCATGCGTGCATTGAAGTGGGGGTGGATTGTATTACCGCGCCAAAGCAGGTGCTTATTGCATGGCATAAAAAACAGCCAAAAAAAATTGTGTATGACAAAAATCTTAAACCCGTAGCGTATAAAAAACAAACAACAAGCAAGGATTGGAAGACCATGACGGTTTCACATCCTCTTATTGCAAAAGGCCTTAACACCTTTGCAAAAGACTGGCAAAACCTTGTTGGGGGAGTGTTATGA
- a CDS encoding ribose-5-phosphate isomerase: MNIIFGADHEGFALKEVLKAYAKKQGHNSTDLSPLHEEGDDYPDISFAVANVVSRMKNARGVLICNSGTGVCIAANKVSGIRGALCTDVFSAKKSVEDDNANVLCLGSGNTSEKSAKKIFDAFMQSTFSKLKRHVRRVKKIIKQEESW, from the coding sequence ATGAATATTATTTTTGGCGCAGACCATGAAGGATTTGCACTAAAAGAAGTGCTCAAAGCGTATGCAAAAAAACAGGGTCACAACAGTACTGACTTAAGCCCTTTGCACGAGGAGGGTGATGATTATCCTGACATTTCATTTGCTGTGGCAAACGTGGTTTCTCGCATGAAAAACGCACGGGGCGTTCTCATATGCAACAGCGGAACGGGTGTGTGTATTGCAGCAAACAAAGTCAGCGGCATTCGTGGAGCATTATGTACTGATGTGTTTAGCGCAAAAAAAAGTGTTGAGGACGATAATGCCAATGTTTTATGTCTTGGCAGCGGCAACACAAGCGAGAAATCAGCAAAAAAAATTTTTGACGCGTTTATGCAGTCAACCTTCAGCAAGCTCAAACGCCATGTGCGCAGGGTAAAAAAAATCATAAAACAAGAGGAATCATGGTAA
- a CDS encoding 30S ribosomal protein S27e yields the protein MKDVIKNPSSQFVKVRCNSCKNEQVIFNKASTKSITCLVCGEELAQSTGGKTNILARVLEVLG from the coding sequence ATGAAAGACGTTATCAAAAACCCATCATCCCAATTTGTCAAAGTTCGCTGCAATAGCTGCAAGAACGAACAAGTCATATTTAATAAAGCCTCCACTAAATCCATAACGTGTCTTGTGTGCGGCGAAGAACTCGCACAATCAACAGGCGGAAAAACTAATATTCTCGCACGCGTTTTGGAGGTTTTAGGATAG
- a CDS encoding phosphoesterase, giving the protein MKPELQLLSHGVCLPRHRALIFSDTHLGYSQVLQNQGLSLPLHPYAHLKACIQRMIDAVKPERIIIAGDIKHEFSKNLTQEWKHVRSLIAFLQTSCKELVLIRGNHDNYVQTILSRFNLELVDHYAYDDVFITHGHKPVETTKFLIFGHEHPALTLTDEFGVSHTYKCHLLGKNKLVLPSLNPLTFGFDVLSGKKPLSPLLCDLDELTPVVSGLVFPAIKRMRKNYA; this is encoded by the coding sequence ATGAAACCTGAGCTTCAACTCCTTTCCCATGGCGTGTGCCTGCCTCGGCATCGTGCTCTTATTTTTTCTGACACGCACCTTGGCTACAGTCAGGTTCTGCAAAATCAAGGACTCAGCTTGCCTTTACACCCATATGCGCACCTTAAAGCATGCATTCAAAGGATGATTGATGCGGTTAAACCTGAGCGCATTATTATAGCGGGCGATATTAAGCACGAGTTCTCAAAAAATCTCACACAAGAATGGAAACATGTGCGCTCTCTCATTGCATTTTTGCAAACTTCTTGCAAAGAACTCGTGCTTATTCGCGGAAACCATGACAATTATGTGCAAACTATTCTTTCACGTTTCAATCTTGAACTTGTTGACCACTATGCGTATGATGATGTGTTTATCACACATGGTCATAAACCCGTAGAAACAACTAAATTTTTGATTTTTGGCCATGAACACCCTGCTCTCACCCTTACAGACGAATTTGGCGTTTCACATACCTACAAGTGTCACCTGCTTGGAAAAAATAAACTCGTACTGCCCTCACTCAACCCGCTTACCTTTGGTTTTGACGTGCTTTCGGGAAAAAAACCATTAAGCCCACTTCTTTGTGACCTTGATGAGCTCACACCGGTTGTATCAGGACTTGTGTTTCCTGCTATTAAACGCATGAGAAAAAACTACGCATGA
- a CDS encoding DNA helicase UvrD, with product MRIFADLHNHSKYSRATSKDMDLEHQTHYGVIKGLTLLGSGDATHPVWLQELKNKLEDHGTGIYTFKNMHWILSSEVSNIYATPQGTKKIHHILLFPNFDVVDQVNELLSTKGNLAADGRPIFGRYPASDLVYDLKAISQDIEIIPAHVWTPWFSLFGSRSGYNSIDACYEKQAKHIYCLETGLSSDPGMNWSVSKTHGKTLVSNSDSHSPHPWRIGRECNVFSLTEFTYANVINTLRQNHLDYTVEVAPDYGKYHYDGHRACNVRMHPAEAKKHHNMCPQCGQPLVIGVLNRVLELTDTPPQNKPASARPFKTLLPLAEIIRVKNRVSSLNSKKVLRQYYDAVSHFKNEFDILIDATPKDLEEKLGKQLASMILALRNNTVSYTPGYDGVYGEPIFSALAEPEKKEKNLCDFF from the coding sequence ATGCGTATTTTTGCGGACTTGCATAATCACAGCAAGTACTCACGGGCAACCAGTAAAGACATGGACCTAGAACACCAAACCCACTATGGTGTCATTAAAGGATTAACTCTTCTTGGAAGCGGAGACGCCACCCACCCCGTCTGGCTTCAGGAACTAAAAAACAAGCTAGAAGACCACGGCACCGGCATTTACACGTTCAAAAACATGCATTGGATACTCTCAAGTGAAGTGTCAAACATATATGCAACTCCGCAGGGCACAAAAAAAATTCACCACATCCTTCTTTTTCCAAATTTTGACGTTGTTGACCAAGTCAATGAATTGTTAAGCACAAAAGGAAACCTTGCAGCTGACGGCAGACCTATTTTTGGCAGATACCCTGCTAGCGACCTTGTATACGACCTTAAAGCAATCAGCCAAGACATAGAAATCATACCCGCGCATGTGTGGACGCCCTGGTTTAGTTTGTTTGGTTCACGCTCAGGCTACAACAGCATAGACGCGTGCTATGAAAAACAGGCAAAACACATTTACTGCCTTGAAACCGGGCTCTCAAGCGATCCGGGTATGAACTGGAGCGTGTCAAAAACACATGGCAAAACCCTTGTGAGCAACAGTGATTCACATTCGCCCCACCCATGGCGTATTGGGCGCGAGTGCAACGTGTTTTCTCTTACTGAGTTTACGTACGCAAACGTTATTAACACACTTCGCCAAAACCACCTTGATTACACTGTTGAAGTAGCTCCTGACTATGGAAAATACCATTATGATGGACACCGCGCGTGTAATGTGCGCATGCATCCTGCAGAAGCAAAAAAACACCACAACATGTGCCCTCAATGCGGGCAACCCCTTGTTATTGGCGTTCTCAACAGAGTGCTTGAACTTACTGACACGCCACCACAAAACAAGCCGGCAAGCGCGCGACCCTTTAAAACCCTGCTTCCGCTTGCAGAAATCATTCGCGTTAAAAATAGGGTTTCCTCTCTTAACTCTAAAAAAGTGCTTCGTCAATACTATGACGCGGTCTCACACTTCAAAAACGAATTTGACATTCTTATTGATGCAACCCCAAAAGACCTTGAAGAAAAACTTGGCAAACAATTAGCCTCAATGATTCTTGCTCTAAGAAATAATACTGTTTCATACACACCCGGCTACGATGGCGTGTATGGCGAGCCCATTTTTAGCGCTCTTGCTGAACCTGAAAAAAAAGAGAAAAATCTTTGCGACTTTTTCTAG
- a CDS encoding nicotinate phosphoribosyltransferase: MTTNNDCLLTDHYQLTMSAAYYTKKLTDKNATFSLFVRKLPENRNFLVAAGLEQALDYLENLHFEKEHIDWLSKRPEFAHADKTFFTEYLPNFKFSGAVRAVSEGTPIFPNEPILEVTAPIIEAQLVESMLLSTFAGQTMVASKAARIVHAAQKRPVTDFGLRRAHEPHAGLYGARAAYLAGCAATSNDLAGFLWGIPVTGTMAHSYIQTYGDEKKAFADYAEVYPDFMVALIDTYNPIAGAINASELGELLKAVRIDSGDLAKNARNVRRALDKHGLKDTKIVASSDLNEYKIEELVASKYSQNRGPIDLFGVGTELMVSKDAPSLGIVYKLVEFDNKPRIKLSEGKVTYPGRKQIYRIYDGQNSHDILALEDEVLEGTPLLHDVMTDGKRIDTQKSVHKIRDYCLKQQEKLPSHILCLKKTEPYKVRVSPQLEKLTNKLSLDYHVSVFNPTRFRGITHYPCIGGRWRTRTHWDSLYER; this comes from the coding sequence ATGACAACAAATAATGATTGCTTACTTACTGACCATTACCAGCTTACTATGAGCGCAGCGTATTACACAAAAAAACTCACAGACAAAAATGCAACATTTAGCTTGTTTGTGCGAAAACTTCCAGAAAACAGAAATTTTCTTGTTGCAGCAGGACTCGAACAAGCGCTAGACTATCTTGAAAATCTGCATTTTGAAAAAGAACATATTGACTGGCTCTCAAAACGGCCTGAATTTGCTCACGCTGATAAAACATTTTTTACAGAATACCTGCCAAATTTTAAATTCTCTGGAGCAGTTCGTGCGGTTAGTGAAGGAACACCTATTTTCCCAAACGAACCGATTCTTGAAGTAACCGCACCTATTATTGAAGCACAACTTGTTGAATCAATGCTGCTCTCAACGTTTGCTGGCCAAACAATGGTTGCGTCAAAAGCAGCGCGCATTGTGCATGCCGCTCAAAAAAGGCCGGTGACAGATTTTGGCTTGCGTCGTGCACATGAACCCCATGCTGGACTATATGGTGCGCGTGCTGCATATCTTGCGGGTTGTGCTGCAACGTCAAATGATCTTGCTGGTTTCTTGTGGGGTATTCCCGTTACGGGTACTATGGCACATTCATACATTCAAACCTATGGTGACGAAAAAAAAGCATTTGCTGATTATGCAGAAGTGTATCCTGATTTCATGGTTGCACTCATTGACACGTACAATCCAATTGCCGGAGCAATAAACGCGTCAGAACTAGGTGAGCTCCTTAAAGCGGTGCGTATTGATAGTGGCGACCTTGCAAAAAATGCACGAAATGTTCGAAGAGCTCTTGACAAACATGGTCTAAAAGACACAAAAATTGTTGCAAGTAGTGACTTAAATGAGTACAAGATTGAAGAGCTTGTGGCAAGCAAATACTCTCAGAACCGCGGGCCAATTGACCTGTTTGGTGTTGGCACTGAACTGATGGTATCAAAAGACGCGCCAAGCCTAGGTATTGTCTACAAGCTTGTTGAATTTGATAACAAACCGCGCATTAAGCTTAGCGAAGGCAAAGTCACGTACCCAGGAAGAAAACAAATTTATCGCATTTATGATGGACAAAACAGTCATGATATTCTCGCACTTGAAGATGAAGTACTTGAAGGAACGCCACTCTTGCATGACGTTATGACTGATGGCAAACGCATTGACACGCAAAAGTCAGTGCATAAAATTCGTGACTATTGTCTTAAACAACAAGAAAAACTTCCAAGCCATATTCTTTGCCTGAAAAAAACTGAACCCTACAAAGTGCGTGTCAGTCCGCAACTTGAGAAATTAACAAACAAACTTAGTCTAGACTATCACGTGAGCGTGTTTAACCCAACTCGATTTAGAGGTATTACACACTATCCCTGCATTGGAGGTCGGTGGCGAACCCGCACACATTGGGATTCGCTCTATGAGAGGTAA